A genomic segment from Janthinobacterium sp. 64 encodes:
- a CDS encoding ABC transporter permease produces MEIRPILSALMRSKTGAILVAVQVALSLAILANALHIVNVRQEVAARPSGVAAEGDVFHLLARNLRPLGHNEELALQKRLAAAARAVPGVVSVAQVSQVPLSRSGSNSGFAASRKQENSSAIAAVYITPDSLIKTWGLTLVEGRDFTPAEIVEIDQNVTEEFPPQVIVTRAMAEKIHPGGSSALGMPLFLGTGEGAQQLQVVGVVERLQSQGAEVGDKGEYSVLFPARLTGDGDTLLTIRAEAGQRDRVMKDAEQAIRAATPDKLIVRLRTLDEDRDTRYRADRAMSWMLITVSALLLLVTASGIVGIASLWVTQRRKQIGVRRALGARRVDILRYFLTENFMITSVGVAAGVLLALALNQLLVSQLEMARLPLPYLLGGAAVFWLLGLGAVYGPAWRAASISPATATRST; encoded by the coding sequence ATGGAAATCCGACCCATCCTGTCTGCGCTGATGCGCAGCAAAACCGGCGCCATCCTGGTCGCCGTGCAAGTAGCCCTGAGCCTGGCCATCCTGGCCAATGCCCTGCATATCGTCAACGTGCGCCAGGAAGTGGCGGCGCGGCCCAGCGGCGTGGCGGCGGAGGGCGACGTCTTCCACCTGCTGGCGCGCAACCTGCGTCCGCTGGGCCACAACGAAGAACTCGCGCTGCAAAAGCGCCTGGCCGCGGCCGCACGTGCCGTGCCGGGCGTCGTCTCGGTAGCGCAGGTGAGCCAGGTGCCGTTGTCGCGCAGTGGCAGCAACAGCGGCTTCGCCGCCAGCCGCAAGCAGGAAAACAGTTCCGCCATTGCCGCCGTGTATATCACGCCCGATTCCCTGATCAAGACCTGGGGGTTGACGCTGGTGGAAGGACGCGACTTCACGCCAGCCGAGATCGTCGAAATCGACCAGAACGTGACGGAAGAATTTCCCCCGCAAGTCATCGTCACGCGGGCAATGGCCGAGAAAATCCACCCTGGTGGCAGCAGTGCGCTGGGCATGCCGCTCTTTCTGGGCACCGGCGAAGGAGCGCAGCAATTGCAAGTCGTCGGCGTCGTCGAGCGGCTGCAGAGCCAGGGTGCGGAAGTGGGTGACAAAGGAGAGTATTCGGTGCTGTTTCCCGCACGCCTGACGGGCGACGGCGATACCCTGCTGACCATCCGTGCCGAAGCGGGCCAGCGCGACCGCGTGATGAAAGACGCCGAGCAGGCCATCCGCGCAGCCACGCCGGACAAGCTGATCGTGCGCCTGCGCACACTCGATGAAGACCGCGACACGCGCTACCGCGCCGACCGCGCGATGTCGTGGATGCTGATCACGGTCTCGGCCCTGCTGCTGCTGGTCACCGCCAGCGGCATCGTCGGCATCGCCAGCCTGTGGGTGACGCAGCGGCGCAAGCAGATCGGCGTGCGGCGTGCCCTGGGCGCGCGCCGCGTAGACATCCTGCGCTACTTCCTGACGGAGAATTTCATGATCACCAGCGTCGGCGTGGCTGCCGGCGTGCTGCTGGCCCTGGCGCTGAACCAGCTGCTGGTCAGCCAGCTGGAAATGGCGCGCCTGCCCCTGCCCTACCTGCTTGGTGGCGCGGCCGTCTTCTGGCTGCTGGGCCTGGGCGCCGTGTACGGCCCGGCCTGGCGCGCGGCCAGCATTTCGCCAGCCACTGCCACCCGCAGTACCTGA
- a CDS encoding ABC transporter ATP-binding protein: MLRMQNLNKVYRTHMIETHALRGFEIHVKQGEFVTVTGPSGSGKTSFLNIAGLLEEFTDGEYILDGVNVKGMNDNARSRLRNEKLGFIFQGFNLIPDLSLFDNVDVPLRYRGFNSAERRERIEDALAKVGLASRMKHYPAELSGGQQQRVAIARALAGSPKLLLADEPTGNLDTQMARGVMELLEDINAQGTTILMVTHDPELALRSQRNVHIIDGQVSDLVHKGPTLASRQAKAGSNAATV, from the coding sequence ATGCTGCGCATGCAAAATCTGAACAAAGTCTATCGCACCCACATGATCGAAACGCACGCGCTGCGCGGCTTCGAAATCCACGTCAAGCAAGGTGAATTCGTCACCGTCACAGGCCCTTCCGGTTCCGGCAAGACGAGCTTTCTGAACATCGCTGGCCTGCTGGAAGAATTTACCGACGGCGAATACATCCTCGACGGCGTCAACGTGAAGGGCATGAACGACAATGCCCGCTCGCGCCTGCGCAATGAGAAACTGGGCTTCATCTTCCAGGGCTTCAACCTGATTCCCGACCTGTCGCTGTTCGACAATGTCGACGTGCCGCTGCGCTACCGGGGCTTCAACAGCGCCGAGCGGCGCGAACGCATCGAGGATGCCTTGGCCAAGGTGGGACTGGCGTCGCGCATGAAACACTATCCGGCCGAACTGTCGGGTGGCCAGCAGCAGCGCGTGGCCATCGCGCGCGCGCTGGCCGGCTCGCCCAAACTGTTGCTGGCCGATGAACCGACGGGCAACCTGGACACGCAGATGGCGCGCGGCGTGATGGAACTGCTGGAAGACATCAACGCGCAAGGCACCACCATCCTGATGGTCACGCACGATCCCGAACTGGCGCTGCGCAGCCAGCGCAATGTGCACATCATCGACGGCCAGGTATCGGACCTGGTGCACAAGGGGCCGACGCTGGCCAGCCGCCAGGCCAAGGCCGGCAGCAACGCCGCCACTGTCTGA
- a CDS encoding efflux RND transporter periplasmic adaptor subunit, with amino-acid sequence MIRDTSSQDAVLSAPPGQRHKQRALLLAGAVIVIGGAIAAVAGWRNSEHSVNSSRLRIAEVTRGTLIRDAAVNGRVVAAISPTLYSTTVATVTLKAKAGDTVKKGNILAVLESPDLSDALKREQSSVQQLEAEVARQQILAKKQKLLARREADTAEIERLSAQRTLERYESVAQVGIIAKIDYQKARDALNSADIRSKHASQAAGLESEDVTLALKTKVNELERQRLVRDNAQRRVDELTVRAPVNGFIGTLSVANRSVVQANTALMTLVDLSQLEVELEVPETYVADMGLGMRAEIETGAIKATGKLSALSPEVVKNQVLARVRFNGEQPAGLRQNQRVTARLLIDEKPNVLMLARGPFVEAEGGRYAYVVRDGVAMRTPIKMGATSVSAVEILGGLKLGDKVVVAGTEAFENAARVSLN; translated from the coding sequence ATGATCCGCGATACTTCCTCTCAAGATGCCGTCCTGTCTGCCCCGCCGGGCCAGCGCCACAAGCAACGCGCCCTGCTGCTCGCTGGCGCCGTCATCGTCATCGGCGGCGCCATCGCTGCCGTTGCCGGCTGGCGCAACAGCGAGCATTCCGTCAACAGCAGCCGGCTACGCATCGCCGAGGTCACGCGCGGCACCCTGATACGCGACGCCGCCGTGAATGGCCGCGTGGTGGCCGCCATCAGTCCCACCCTGTATTCGACAACGGTAGCGACCGTGACATTGAAGGCCAAGGCCGGCGACACGGTGAAAAAGGGCAACATCCTCGCCGTGCTGGAATCGCCTGACCTGTCCGACGCATTGAAGCGCGAGCAATCGAGCGTGCAGCAACTGGAAGCCGAGGTGGCGCGCCAGCAGATCCTGGCAAAAAAACAGAAGCTGCTGGCGCGCCGCGAAGCCGATACAGCCGAAATCGAACGCCTGTCCGCGCAGCGCACGCTGGAGCGCTATGAAAGCGTGGCGCAGGTGGGCATCATCGCCAAGATCGATTACCAGAAGGCCAGGGATGCCTTGAATTCTGCCGACATCCGCAGCAAGCACGCCTCGCAGGCGGCGGGCCTGGAAAGCGAAGACGTGACGCTGGCCTTGAAAACCAAGGTCAATGAGCTGGAACGCCAGCGCCTCGTCCGCGACAATGCCCAGCGCCGGGTCGACGAGCTGACCGTGCGCGCGCCCGTCAACGGCTTCATCGGCACCCTGTCGGTGGCCAACCGCAGCGTGGTGCAAGCCAATACCGCCCTGATGACCCTGGTCGACCTGTCGCAGCTGGAAGTCGAACTGGAAGTGCCGGAAACGTATGTCGCCGACATGGGCCTGGGCATGCGCGCGGAAATCGAAACGGGCGCCATCAAGGCAACGGGCAAACTCTCGGCCCTGTCGCCCGAAGTGGTCAAAAACCAGGTGCTGGCGCGCGTGCGCTTCAACGGCGAACAGCCGGCCGGCCTGCGCCAGAACCAGCGCGTCACGGCACGCTTGCTGATCGATGAAAAACCGAATGTGCTGATGCTGGCGCGCGGCCCCTTCGTCGAGGCCGAAGGCGGCCGCTACGCCTATGTCGTGCGCGACGGCGTGGCGATGCGCACGCCCATCAAGATGGGCGCCACCAGCGTCTCGGCCGTGGAAATTCTCGGCGGCCTGAAGCTGGGCGACAAGGTGGTCGTCGCCGGCACGGAAGCGTTCGAGAACGCGGCCCGCGTTTCCCTCAATTAA
- a CDS encoding ABC transporter permease: MFQYYFLLGLRSLRRNPALTALMVLTLAIGVAASISTLTILHVMSGNPLPHKNGRMFVPLVDNGSLSGYTPGNTSGDKQLSYRDAVNFQNSKMGERRSVMFGVGGAIEPQRKDIGAFTSQGLAAYRDFFAMFETPFLHGQPWSEADDAAGADVIVLSRKLAEKLYGDGNPVGQRMTLMGFQYQITGVLDTWEPVPRIHRIIGSGAFGSEDSYFIPFTSAIRHQTSHNGSMNCSGNREPGYQGTLDSECTWMQFWFEMANDGQRGELQNYLDSYAQEQRKLGRLKRAAPNRLFNIDEWLVHLRVVGNDNKLSAWLAFGFLALCLVNTIGLLLAKFSVRAAEVGIRRALGASRSDIFRQFLVETTVIGLAGGVLGLLLSFGALALIGMQSKQLTVAAHMDWMMLAMTFVISVAAAILAGLLPTWRACQVTPAIQLKSQ; encoded by the coding sequence ATGTTCCAGTACTACTTTCTGCTCGGCCTGCGCAGCCTGCGCCGCAACCCGGCCCTGACGGCACTGATGGTGCTGACGCTGGCCATCGGCGTGGCCGCCAGCATTTCTACCCTGACCATCCTGCATGTCATGTCGGGCAATCCCCTGCCGCACAAGAATGGCCGCATGTTCGTGCCGCTGGTCGACAATGGCTCCCTCTCCGGTTATACACCGGGAAATACATCGGGCGACAAGCAGCTCAGCTACCGCGACGCCGTCAATTTCCAGAACAGCAAAATGGGCGAGCGGCGCAGCGTCATGTTCGGCGTGGGCGGTGCCATCGAGCCGCAGCGCAAGGACATCGGCGCCTTCACGTCGCAAGGCCTGGCCGCCTACCGCGATTTCTTTGCCATGTTCGAAACGCCCTTCCTGCATGGCCAGCCATGGAGCGAAGCCGACGATGCCGCCGGCGCCGACGTCATCGTCCTGTCGCGCAAGCTGGCAGAAAAGCTGTACGGCGACGGCAATCCTGTAGGCCAGCGCATGACGCTCATGGGCTTCCAATACCAGATCACGGGCGTGCTCGATACATGGGAACCCGTGCCGCGCATCCACCGCATCATCGGCAGCGGCGCCTTTGGCAGCGAGGACAGTTACTTCATCCCGTTTACCAGCGCGATCCGCCACCAGACCAGCCATAACGGCAGCATGAACTGCAGCGGCAACCGGGAGCCGGGCTACCAGGGCACGCTCGATTCGGAATGCACGTGGATGCAGTTCTGGTTCGAGATGGCCAACGACGGCCAGCGCGGCGAACTGCAAAATTACCTCGACAGCTATGCGCAGGAGCAGCGCAAGCTGGGCCGCCTGAAACGCGCTGCGCCCAACCGTTTGTTCAACATCGATGAGTGGCTGGTGCATCTGCGCGTGGTGGGCAATGACAACAAACTGTCGGCCTGGCTGGCCTTCGGCTTTCTGGCCCTGTGCCTGGTCAACACCATCGGCCTGCTGCTGGCCAAGTTCTCGGTACGCGCCGCCGAGGTGGGCATCCGCCGCGCACTCGGTGCCTCGCGCAGCGATATCTTCCGCCAGTTCCTCGTCGAGACCACCGTCATCGGCCTGGCCGGCGGCGTGTTGGGACTATTGCTGTCCTTCGGTGCGCTGGCACTGATCGGCATGCAGTCGAAGCAGCTGACCGTCGCCGCGCACATGGACTGGATGATGCTGGCCATGACCTTCGTCATCTCGGTGGCCGCAGCGATCCTGGCGGGCCTGCTGCCGACCTGGCGCGCCTGCCAGGTGACGCCGGCCATCCAGCTCAAATCCCAATGA
- a CDS encoding sigma-54-dependent transcriptional regulator codes for MPTVLIIDDNAAVAIALDVLFSLHEIDAVRAASPQEGLHLLERHAIDLVVQDMNFTADTTSGEEGSALFHAIRARYPDLPVILLTAWTQLDAAVDLIKSGAADYLAKPWDDRRLIASVQNLLELGQANRALRQRVVAEQRQRHALEHDFDLRGMVWQDPATERVVHLACQVARADVPVLISGPNGSGKECIAAIVQANSQVAGGPFVVLNCGAVPVELIEAELFGAEAGAYTGITRARDGKFDAADGGTLFLDEIGNLPLAGQMKLLRVLETGRFERLGSNRERQVKVRVISASNADLPAMIKAGTFREDLFYRLNVIELRLPPLAQRPLDILVLARHFLGSEKTLDAQAQATLLAHGWPGNVRELKNVMQRASLLTAGPVIGAQETGLPLADVAAPRAPHDGAATEPDRDSITAALARTHGVVAQAAQELGLSRQALYRRMERLGIARG; via the coding sequence ATGCCTACCGTACTGATTATTGACGACAATGCCGCCGTGGCCATCGCGCTCGACGTGCTGTTCTCCCTGCACGAGATCGACGCCGTGCGCGCCGCCTCGCCCCAGGAGGGCTTGCACCTGCTCGAACGTCATGCCATCGACCTGGTGGTGCAGGACATGAACTTCACGGCCGACACCACCTCGGGCGAGGAAGGCAGCGCGCTGTTCCACGCCATCCGCGCGCGCTACCCTGACCTGCCCGTGATCCTGCTGACGGCCTGGACCCAGCTCGACGCGGCGGTCGACCTGATCAAGTCCGGCGCGGCCGACTACCTGGCCAAGCCATGGGATGACCGGCGCCTGATCGCTTCCGTGCAAAACCTGCTGGAACTGGGGCAGGCCAACCGCGCGCTGCGCCAGCGCGTGGTGGCCGAGCAGCGCCAGCGCCACGCGCTGGAACACGACTTCGACTTGCGCGGCATGGTGTGGCAAGACCCGGCCACCGAAAGAGTGGTGCACCTGGCGTGCCAGGTGGCGCGTGCCGACGTGCCCGTGCTCATTTCGGGGCCGAACGGCAGCGGCAAGGAATGCATCGCCGCCATCGTGCAAGCCAATTCGCAGGTCGCCGGCGGCCCCTTCGTGGTGCTCAATTGCGGCGCCGTGCCGGTCGAGCTGATCGAGGCGGAACTGTTCGGCGCCGAAGCGGGCGCCTACACCGGCATCACGCGCGCGCGCGACGGCAAGTTCGACGCGGCTGACGGCGGCACCCTGTTCCTCGACGAGATCGGCAACCTGCCGCTGGCCGGACAAATGAAACTGCTGCGCGTGCTGGAAACGGGACGCTTCGAGCGCCTCGGCTCGAACCGCGAGCGGCAAGTGAAAGTGCGCGTCATCAGCGCCAGCAACGCCGACCTGCCGGCGATGATCAAGGCGGGCACGTTTCGCGAAGACCTGTTTTACCGCCTGAACGTGATCGAATTGCGCCTGCCGCCGCTGGCCCAGCGCCCGTTGGATATCCTGGTGCTGGCGCGGCATTTCCTGGGCAGCGAAAAAACGCTGGACGCACAAGCGCAGGCGACCCTGCTGGCGCACGGCTGGCCGGGCAATGTGCGCGAACTGAAAAATGTCATGCAGCGCGCCAGCCTGCTGACGGCCGGCCCGGTGATCGGCGCGCAGGAAACGGGCTTGCCGCTGGCGGATGTCGCAGCGCCACGCGCGCCGCACGATGGCGCCGCGACGGAACCGGACCGCGACAGCATCACTGCGGCGCTGGCGCGCACGCACGGCGTGGTGGCGCAAGCGGCGCAGGAACTGGGGCTGTCGCGCCAGGCGCTGTACCGGCGCATGGAACGCCTGGGCATCGCGCGCGGCTGA